Below is a window of Mercenaria mercenaria strain notata unplaced genomic scaffold, MADL_Memer_1 contig_2963, whole genome shotgun sequence DNA.
gcagaattGAAATTCTGAGGTGCATTTGGGGTGCATTTTTGTGTGTTTCTTCcacaaaaatttcataaaaacccaaaatttatccgtaaggactaaatcagtgtgtatataattaatgaCAGGCACTGCCCaaagctttagaaagaaatcttaaaagctgaatggtttgtagaaaaaataaattttttacagtaaaataatttaagttgttgtttcgtcacaaataatcaaaaaggatcaaactATTCGTAAAAGACAGAATCAGTGTGTATGAAAACAATGACTGGCAatgaaaaaaggtttaaatttttaaaaaccaaagtgattttttttggcccccccccccaaaaaaaagttcttctggtttatattaagaattcctcaaatgtcactttctttgtaatattttacacattgattagcagccaccatcagcgctttgagcgctttgatcatgatagtgcattcgtgaccggtccatatctttgtcatccatggatggattttcaaataacttggcatgaatgtgtaccacagtaagacgacgtgtcgcgcgcaaggtcacacttagacgttaaaggtcatatttcatgatagtccattgatgggcgtgtccggtccatatctttgtcattcatgcatggattttaaaattattgggcatgaatgtgtaccacagtaagacgacgtgtcgcgctcaagacccaggtccataggtcaaaggtcctaaactctaacatcagccataacagttactattcattcaaagtgccatcgggggcatgtgtcatcctatggagacagctcttgttaaagttgggtaggtaggtaggtaggcaattcttttttttgtttttgtttgggtgGGGAGACTTTACTTTTACCATTAGATATATGatcgtttcttacagaatatttcttctgtaaaaaaaaatacaaactgtaTATGTTGtacaaaagaataaaattaaataatacaatttacttataaatattattttgctttCTTGAAATATATGCGGCACTTGTCATATCGCAACTTATAAAAGAATTTGACCAGCATTatccaataaaaacttttggggcgcAGCATTTTCAGGGAGGgggacagcaaacaaacatatttttaattttggcttACTAGGTACAAAATCTGTATGAACTGCAATACAGAGGTACAACATTCTGTATGAAACTGCAATACAGAGTTACAACGTTCTGTATGAACTGCAATACAGAGGTACAACGTTCTGTATGAACTGCAATACAGAGGTACAACGTTCTGTATGAACTGAAATACAGAGGTACAAATTCTGTATGAACTGCAATACAGAGGTACAACGTGACGGTCGTTCTGTATGAACTGCAATATACAGAGGTACAACGTTCTATATAAACTGCAATACAGAGGTACAACGTTCTGTATGAACTGCAATATATAGAGATACAATGTTCTGTATGAACTGCAATACAGAGGTACAACATTCTGTATGAACTGCAATACAGAGGTACAACATTCTGTATGTACTGCAGTACAGATTCAGAGAGCAACACTCGTGTGAAACGCAACACCTCAAATTGGTTGATGATCTAGTCGCAGTTAGACCTTATTTTCTCTGATTTTAGCAAGGCTTTTGAAAAAGTTAGTCACACAAGTATAGGGTTTAGGTTTTTATGACTTTCTAATGCAATCAAGTTTTCCGAAAAGAGTGTAGCATAGTGAAGGCaaacttaatgcattagaatATCAATAAGTGTATCTACAACAGACATAAAGTTAAAACGTCCCTTTTTCATCAATCTGCGACATCTCCATCTCAAGTAAACTAAACCACACAGGGAACCCTTCTTTGAAATTACTGTTAATTGtagaaaacatatttgttttaatttgcacatttgtacatagtgactttttacaatatctGATTAAAAAATCTGGTTCTGTTTATTTTGCAAAGGTAACTGAGAATAGAGTTTtagatttgaatttgaatttctctgggaggtgtggccaacattgtctgtacacaaaaccatgcggatgtaattataaatacatagtAGACGACTCACTTATCGAGTTGTTTCTAGAACGCAATTATTACAttcttatttaatgaaaaaacaaatgcAGGTTTAACTCATAATAATCTAACAGTACTATTTAAGCAACTACATGACtgtataacttaaaaataaaacaagacaaagttagtgcactctggtttatttttagactagTAGAGGTAATTGATCGTGGATATAATACAAAGAGTGAAAGGTGCGAAAGGTTAAACTTaaactatgaaagtacagcttgcatttaaaaaaaagaaaacaaaacacaattttttatatttatatacttgGTCTGTTCAttacatagacacattatttcttgtatgcagcCCCTGTTTTGGGAGTTGCTCCCCTCcctgaatgtgggaaatccatagaAGGCAGAaaaatgaatactcattaattttgtactaCTTTATGATTAAGTGGACCaattttttcagttatgaaataatatgaaataagttgggttacttttttgaaaatcctagcttgtcattggataaaaaagatgaatataaatgctttaaaaaacTTCATAAGCATGGTATCAGAGGCTGCACTCTGGACTGGATTCACTCTTTCTTAATAGGCAGAACCCAGGTGGTTGTTCTGTTTTATaccaagttattgccctttgattattcaacagcagtacatgtatattgtagtacaattcttgtctggagtattgcTTAGCAACCAGTGGTTGGAATTTAGCTATACAATGTACTTCattaggaagctttactatcaagaggagatatgcatatattatctttttgtttcagttgggtgatttttagctcatctgattttttgaaaaaaaatgatgagttattgtcatcacttgagcggttgtcggcgtcggcgtcggcgttgcctggttaagttttatgtttaggtcagcttttctcctaaactatcaaagctattgctttgaaacttgaaatacttgttcaccatcataagctgaccctgtatagcaagaaacataactccatcttgctttttgcaatatttatggccccttttgtacttagaaatatcagatttctggttaagttttatgtttaggtcaacttttctcctaaactatcaaagctattgctttgaaacttggaaaactttttcaccatcataagcagaccctgtacatcaagaaacataactccatcttgctttttgcaagatttattgccccttttggacttagaaaatcagttttcttggttaagttttatgtttaggtcagctttatcctaaactatcaaagctattgctttaaacttgcaacacttgttcccatcataagttgaccctgtatagcaagaaacataactccgtcctgctttttgcaaatttattgcccttttggaacttagaaaatatcagatttcttggttaagttttatgtttaggtcaactttttctcttaaactatcaaagctattgctttgaaacttgcaacacttgttcaccatcataagctgaccctgtacagcaagcaacataactccatcctgctttttgcaataattattgccccttttggacttagaaaatcattttcttggttgagtattatgtttaagtcaacttttctcataaactatcaaagctattgctttaaaacttgcaacagtttttcaccatcataagtggacactgtacatcaagaaacataactctgtcctgctttttgcaagaatgatggccctttttagacttagaaaatcatgggaaggacaatatttctattacacaaaaaaaatcagatgagcgtcagcacccgcaaggcggtgctcttgtttactgatttattgccctttgattatttaacattagtgaactatagcgccatcatagcagggagtatttctcagcaaccactgcctGGAATTTAGCAAAAATTCATACGACACTTTACTCTCAAGAGATGCACATAGTTTCTTCATTATCCGTTGGAATGAGTGCAAATTTCGGGTTcagcatccatcggttttactgatgttttttgttcaaaagtttaCTGTTATTCTTTAATCTTTTccaattttatgtgtttttaagTTCTAAAGATTATACTGTCACTAAGGGGCTGCAAGATCTGATTTTGAATTACTTGTTTACTTGTTCATTTTTGCCAAAAGGTATTTTCTACTTGTCCTTACAAtagttgtataggaaaatatgGTGAAATTCTATTTGTCTGTTTGGGCTCAGGACAGGCTGGGCAAGTTGGAAAATTTATTTTGCAACCCCTGAATACTCACTGGGAAACTACTACACTTCATGTGAGATAGAACATGGTGCTATTTTGTAttctatttaaatgtaaacatgtgTCATTTCAGAATAAGAAAGCTTTGTATGCTCTGACCTGTGAGACATTAAGGTACCGTAAACCTGTGTTAGAAATAGCAGCAGAATGTGGTGTGTTAAAGGACAAGAGACTGAGAAATGATGATAACCTTGTAGCAGTTCTCATGTACGAGCATTTACTGGGAAAGGGTGTTTCTGGAAAATACAAGGTTggaattttttatattattttgatattttgttgttcaCTTTCATGTTTTGACATCTTTGGGGTCTTTATGATTGGTGCAATGTCTTCATGTCTTTTGGAGTACTTGCCATTTACGTTGAAATAaccattttgttttttcttggcTGAGCTATTTATATTGTTGTCcagatgtaatattttattgttaaactgATATTAAAAGAACAGAAGTTACAGACCATATTGAATGATAACCTTCACAAGGCAAGACAGCAATGTTAACACTGAGCATTTTCACCTGCTTGTGCTTATAAGCTGAAAATATCAGCTGAGTTCGGGACGTTTAATCTAGAATTTGAAAGGGTTCTAAATTTTAGACATGAAATGAACTGGCAGATATAATAATGTTTGAGGAAGGATACTCCAAAGGACTGTCATTGTGAATATCATCAACCATCCCTGTTTGGGATCTGGTATACATTTACATGAACCAGCTTGATTTGAATTGGATACTGAGCAGTGTCTGTTACCAAATTAAGTTGCATTATGAATATAATTTACCTTAAAAATTTAGGTCTTCacaattatttttgaattttgcgTGTATTAATTAGTAAATCGTGTGATTTCACAACAGGTCATGCTTCATAAGTATAAAAATGCCATACACAGCAGGTGTGAGAGGATAAAAATAGAACAAGGAGTGACAGATCTGAAGCAAGCACTGCAGAAACTGCTGCCATCTCATGTAGCAGGTATgctaacagaaaaaaaaactaatagtGGGCCTCTGTGGCGGAATGGTAAAgatcaaaaactttaaatcaCTTGATCCTCAGCGATGTGGGTTAGAAACCCCTCTTGAGGTGTCAAATTCTTTATGTGAGGGAGCCATTCAGCTGGTTTTTAGAAGGTTGGTTGTTCTACCGATTTTCCCGCTTATGCCTGATTGAAACagtgcatggaggggcacctgacgTCTTTATCTACTACCAAAATTTGGaaatgttgccatatgaccttaattgtgCCTGTGTGACTTGAAACCtgttaaacaaaaacacaaaaaactaaTGCAGTTATATCTCCAAAGCAATTAAGTTTAGTTCAttgttttaaattgaatttttttttttgtatatacaaaatgtagacccgcccgcttagctcagtaggtagagcatcggtctacagatcgtggggtcgtgagttcgatcctcgggcggggcgtatgttctccgtgactatttgataaacgacattgtgtctgaaatcattagtcctccacctctgattcatgtggggaagttggcagttacttgcggagaacaggtttgtactggtacagaatccaggaacactggttaggttaactgtccgccgttacctgactgaaatactgttgaaaaacggcgttaaacccgaaacaaacaaacaaaatataattttgtatgatgaaaatgttgtatattttgtaCTACAGTGCAACCATTGTAGGGTAAACATTGCTTGGAAAACTAGAATATGTTTGTTGTACATATGTTGTACAAAAGGTTTTGCTTTGGAAAGATTTTTGTCTGATATgagaagaaaatatcaaactttgtGAAGAGATGTCTGTTGTATGAAGGTATTGTCGTTACTAAGGTTGTACTGCATATTTAAAAGGAATGTACCAGGCTGCTGACAATCTCTCACTTGACCTTCTGgttgtaatttaaaaaaacacacacagttTAAGttagtggacccataatgacaatctGCAGTGTCCTAACTACCCGCTTAGcgcaatagggagagtgcagatctacgtaTGGCGGGGTCGTCTGTTCGATCCCTGGACAGGGCGTATGCTCTCTGTgacaattttttaaaagatattgtgtctgaaatcatttgtcctccacctctgattcatgtgtatAGGTTGGCAGTGACTTGAGGAGAACagttttatactggtacagaatccaggaacactagttaagTTAACTCCCTGATGttaacttaactgaaatactgtttaaaaatggtgttaaaccaaaaaacaaaaaaacaaacctttCTTTACAAGCTGTTGTAAGTTTCTCTGATGGCTAACACAGTCTGCTTACATAGCTTATACACAATTACATGGCTTTCCATTCCTCCTTGAAAATACCAGAATCTCATACAGAGAATACCTAGTTAAGTGCAAATTGCCAGAAAATACAGTCAAGTGCAAATAGCTAGAGAATACAAAGTCATGTGCAAATAGCTAGAGAATACTTAGTTAAGTGCAAATTGCCAGAAAATACAGTCAAGTGCAAATAGCTAGAGAATACAAAGTCATGTGCAAATAGCTAGAGAATACTTAGTTAAGTGCAAATTGCCAGAAAATACAGTCAAGTGCAAATAGCTAGAGAATACAAAGTCATGTGCAAATAGCTGGAGAATACTTAGTTAAGTGCAAATTGCCAGAGAATACAGTCAAGTGCAAATAGCTAGAGAATACAAAGTCATGTGCAAATAGCTAGAGAATACTAAGTTAAGTGCAAATTGCCAGAGAATACAGTCAAGTGCAAATAGCTAGAGAATACAAAGTCATGTGCAAATAGCTAGAGAATACCTAGTTAAGTGCAAATTGCCAGAGAATACAGTCAAATGCAGATAGCTAGAGAATACAAAGTCATGTGCAAATAGCTAGAGAATACCTAGTTAAGTGAAAATTGCCAGAGAATACAGTCAAATGCAGATAGCTAGAGAATACAAAGTCATGTGCAAATAGCTAGAGAATACTTAGTTAAGTGCAAATTGCCAGAGAATACAGTCAAGTGCAAATAGCTAGAGAATACAAAGTCATGTGCAAATAGCTAGAGAATACCTAGTTAAGTGCAAATTGCCAGAGAATACAGTCAAGTGCAAATAGCTAGAGAATACAAAGTTATGTGCAAATAGCTAGAGAATACCTAGTTAAGTGCAAATTGCCAGAGAATACAGTCAAGTGCAAATAGCTAGAGAATACAAAGTCATGTGCAAATAGAGATTACCTAGTTAAGTGCAAATTGCCAGAAAATACAGTCAAGTGCAAATAGCTAGAGAATACAAAGTCATGTGCAAATAGCTAGAGAATACCTAGTTAAGTGCAAATTGCCAGAGAATACAGTCAAGTGCAAATAGGTAGAGAATACAAAGTCATGTGCAAATAGCTAGAGAATACCTAGTTAAGTGCAAATTGCCAGAGAATGCAGTCAAGTGCAAATAGCTAGAGAATACAAAGTCATGTGCAGATAGCTAGAGAATACCTAGTTAAGTGCAAATTGCCAGAAAATACAGTCAAGTGCAAATAGCTAGAGAATACAAAGTCATGTGCAGATAGCTAGAGAATACCTAGTTAAGTGCAAATTGCCAGAGAATACAGTCAAGTGCAAATAGCTAGAGAATACAGAGTCATGTGCAAATAGCTAGAGAATACTTAGTTAGGTGCAAATTGCCAGAAAATACAAAGCCAGGTGCAAATTGCCAGGGAATACAAAGTCATGTGCAGATAGCCAGAGAATACTTAGTTAAGTGCAAATTGCCAGAGAATACAAAGTCAGGGGCAAATTGCCAGAGAATACAAAGTCAGGTCCAAATTGTCAGAGAATATTAGGTCAAGTCCAGATTGCTAGAGAATACTAAGTGGAGTGCAAATAGCTGATTGTTTTCTGGGTCAGCTACCTTAAATACTAATAGTTTACACACATTTCTTCTTCCATGTTGTTATAGATAAACCACTACCAAAGTATGTAAGGATCAACACAATACTGGGCAGAAAAGAATATGTGATGAGAGAACTACAAAAACAATTTGAGTTGAGAGAACATTCAAGGTGAGTTGTCACAAATTTCTACTTGTCCTGGCTCTTTAAAGAATTCTTGGTCATTTTCAGGAATTCGTATTTCTTGCAAATAGAGACAAAATTCATTGACTTCATTTAACTAGCTTACCTTGCTTTCAGTATGAATTAAGTTTAACATGCTATTTACTTTGTATAGTTTTAAGACATTGACCTAACAAAAACATTATGCAATCATACCTACAGCATGTATCTTTACTTTTTAGGGACTCACCTTTTTGGTGGAAGCCCAGTTGTAACCAGTGTCAGTCCTTTTCCATATCTGTAAACCTTTTTAGGGATTCTGTTGAGCTTCCACACATTGACAGAGGACATTAGGAAGAAGTGCAGTGTATAATACTATGAGAACCTTAACTCTACCTTCTATACATttggaattatctcccttttgtatATACCTGAAGAGAGGTATTAGTTGATGGGGCTGGTCATCTGTCTGTACATCTGTTAGCTGCTGAGTTTTATTTCTGATCAGTATGATAAGAATGCTTGGATCTATGATTGGGAGACTTATCACACACATTGCTGATGGGCAGTGGataaaccctattgattttgaggtcagttggtcaatgCGAGACTGACAGTGTGTACAAAAACGTTACCGTTTGGTATCTTTAAAACCCTTTGACTTACATCAAGCTTTGACTGATGATTCgtgacccttatcatgcttgatacgactgattctgccttggTGACCAGTGTagttcatgatcagcctgcacagtctgatcaagatctgcactgttcgctattcagtcagtatcttttcggtaagcaccccttataacagttaatgttactgtccagattgaaatttggacaaagtcattatagaaatttagcaggataagggttaaaggtATACTAGTTGGAAAatccatatttgaaaatataaacaagattgctatATATAGTTCACGTAAACATAAGATAAAATGGTTTATGTGTATCAACAGTACTATGCCTTAGGTTTGAAATAGCACACACTTAACCCATGTACAGcttaacacagtataaatgtgtactaccctCCAATGTGGCATTTAATTCTGAATATAGTTCTATATAAACAATCAATTTATataagtaaaatttaatacatttgatTAGGACTGTCTACATTCGAATTTGATGTCTAaccaaaaatattttagtgaaagataggTATTGCatatcattaacccttaccctgctaaatttctataatgaacttgtccatctttcaattcggacagttccattaactgttaaaaggggtccttgccaaaaagatactgactgaatagcgaacagtgcagaccatgatcagactgcacggatgtgcaggctgatcttggtctgcactggtcgcaaaggcagaatcacttgccgccagcaggctaagggttaaacttgATATACACATTGCAGCAATTTGCTTTGGGCAGTATTCTTGTTATCATAAAGATTTCTCAAGAATTAAAAAAGGGATTTGGTTCATATTTCTCATAAATGTAAAGGACATGTAGAAGAAGTGCATTgttcaaaaaacataactctaccttgccccACTTAGAGCTATGACCTTTCTTTTACTTGtatttagttatgctccagacaatgcCTGGAATATCACTGAAAAGCTATTCAAGGGATGGAATTTATATATCTCACAATGGTAGAGGACATTGAGAGGAAATACTTatgcaagaaccataactgttTTGTCTGTCTCCacataattattgccctttgttcTTTTAATCCAACATAGATCCTGTTGATAATGAATTGTCTtgaatttgcatattttttgcaCAATGTTTTCAGTTGCAAAAGGATATTAGACAACAGTTcattagaaaaatgttttgattcaGTTCCTCCAAGTACTGATTTGTTACTGTATTGTTTACATATTACCGTGGTAACGGTCATTGTGTTTTTTGTTCAGGTCGGTCAGCATGACAGAATGTGACAGCGGAGACTGGTTTATAGAGGATGAACATATACCTAACGTGTTGATGTTTCCCTCTTCTACACAGCTTCATAATCATCCATTGTACTTGTCTGGTAAAGTTATTATCCAGGACAAGGTCAGTCTCGTTTTCTGCTTACATTATACATTTCTTTattagttttattgtaaaaatgcttaGAGGATATATGAATTCTGAGTCTGGGAAAAACCAGGGTGCCAGGTTAttgtttggagaccagtctaaaagcTCAAGCATCTGGTTGCTCATTTTGAACTTGACCAGTGGTAAAACAGCATTATTAGACTGGTCTCAGGTCTCAGTGTTGTATCTCAAGAACCAGCTCTAATGCATACacgccataatttttcagaacgtttccgggattctgagttaaaatttccgggatttttaccttttgtccgggacatacaccgtgacattggtattcgtctgtttcatgcaaaaatatcataatatacatgtagtttccccgagataaacattgttcactcgcttgtattaatttgcggcaaatgtcgtctagctttctaagggaggtaaatacatgtatacagtaatacatctatagttcggcacgtgaatttattgcgttcccaaggtgaacagaattaggagacttactatatacaaagaatcaacctggtcatcgtgatttagattctagctaatttggtatcattctaaagcttaaacatttatctaataattaaattgaatcctaaaaggaataaataaatcttgaagataaaatcgacaatataaaatgtttggagtcgggtcaattttcatgggtcggtcggcaaaggcattcagcattttcattcagaatatgtgtgacaatcgatgtagatcttaaataattacaaccttttaaaataattatcgtttaattgaccgttttcaacaATCTCTTCCAttaccgccaacgtgctaaaaacaaagagatttacgactattgttcctaatctaactatcataaaacagttacTGATTGCataatcttgtcagttcttaatcagggtcatcataataaccgactgtaacttaatcagtgtcgccaaaagatcgtcgcgtgatcaaagcgggcttaatcaacatgtggctcgagggcatgaaactgattatgaataaacaatgtgacaccgggactgtttattgtgtaaaatttaacaacttatagacaaaaacaagtttttgggGGATTATCattatttgttcctgtatttttatttttccgggacattttaagactgtccgggacaccgggacgagtatgtaatttccgggacaatcccggacaatccgggacgtatcacatgtatgtCTAATGTCATAAAATTATGAGAAGCATTGATTGTGAACCAAATGTATTTTGAACCCATGATCTGCAACTTTTATGGCTGGCACCTTACCAGCAGTGCCTGTGTGGTATTTACTATATGGTGTACAAGTTGTTTATTGGATGTAAAGTtcaagatatgaaaatattttgaagtgaTAATGAAAACACTTGCATTTTTAGctctgcatttttagctcgattatttgaattttttttaatagtaGACTTTTGGTAATCACCTTTTCTTCGGCACTCACATAACCAGGCAGAGTTTCAAAATTGATATCACAGGCTTACATCAcatggcaagtttcataactctggctttCATTTTAgtaaagttatgtcccttttccAGCTTTCAAAATTttgctaaagcttttgtatgCAAGCTTTTACTAGGTGGAAGGGATTCAAATAGCTGAGCGAGCTGTTattggacagctcttgtattgtTGGTTGATATATTGTCGGGGTCCAGGGACGATGAACTTAAAaacaatcattaaaaaaaatgtgcgGTTCAAATCCTAGTTCATGCAAGGCTACTTAAGCAATTTTACCTAAGGAGCCGTACCCTAAATTCCC
It encodes the following:
- the LOC128552621 gene encoding 28S rRNA (cytosine-C(5))-methyltransferase-like: MVLFCILFKCKHVSFQNKKALYALTCETLRYRKPVLEIAAECGVLKDKRLRNDDNLVAVLMYEHLLGKGVSGKYKVMLHKYKNAIHSRCERIKIEQGVTDLKQALQKLLPSHVADKPLPKYVRINTILGRKEYVMRELQKQFELREHSRSVSMTECDSGDWFIEDEHIPNVLMFPSSTQLHNHPLYLSGKVIIQDKVNYAETAC